One segment of Phaeacidiphilus oryzae TH49 DNA contains the following:
- the dnaG gene encoding DNA primase: protein MAGGGGRIRDEDVQAVRSAVRIDAVVGEYVQLTSGGGAQLKGLCPFHDEKSASFYVNPSKGVYSCFGCGEGGDTIKFVMSIEHLTFVEAVERLAAQIGYTLRYEGGGYQPGRQKGERTRLLEINKLTAAWFTEQLGTPEAEIGRRFLKERGFEAEAAQHFGIGYAPGGFENLTRFLRGKGYTDKELLVSGVCSEGRRGPMDRFRGRLVWPIKDITGEVVGFGARKLREDDNGPKYLNTPETPLYRKSQVLYGLELAKKEIAKSGRAVVVEGYTDVMACHLAGVTTAVATCGTAFGEEHIKILRRLIMDTSSYKGEVVFTFDGDAAGQKAALRAFEDDQKFAAKTSIAISPGGMDPCELRLAQGDAAVRNLVDHPVPLFEFAIKTVVARHNLETAEGRAAALEEAAPIVGRIRDGSVQHEYAVKLAGLVGMLDEQFVVRRVGRIARWERERQSSGGGGGRNGGAPAGPGGPGAPGPGGYQASSGGALSGAEAAAELRRNARNPVQFVERELLKIALQHPAMVAPIFDAFTAEEFATGPYVAVRQAVAAAGGVAAGAAAPDAWLPAVQDVAPDDRLRGLITELAVEPLRQGRGREVDELYAQQFLVRLRQQAVDRRIQEVRSYLQRLGPGADQEALGPVQNELWALQQYAQALRVQGAQAL, encoded by the coding sequence GTGGCAGGCGGTGGCGGGCGGATCCGGGACGAGGACGTGCAGGCGGTGCGGTCCGCCGTGCGGATCGACGCCGTGGTGGGCGAGTACGTCCAGCTCACCTCGGGGGGCGGGGCCCAGCTGAAGGGGCTCTGCCCGTTCCACGACGAGAAGTCGGCGTCCTTCTACGTCAACCCCTCGAAGGGCGTCTACAGCTGCTTCGGCTGCGGCGAGGGCGGCGACACGATCAAGTTCGTGATGTCGATCGAGCACCTCACCTTCGTCGAGGCGGTCGAGCGGCTGGCCGCCCAGATCGGCTACACCCTGCGCTACGAGGGCGGCGGGTACCAGCCCGGCCGGCAGAAGGGCGAGCGCACCCGCCTGCTGGAGATCAACAAGCTGACCGCGGCCTGGTTCACCGAGCAGCTCGGCACGCCCGAGGCGGAGATCGGCCGGCGCTTCCTCAAGGAGCGCGGCTTCGAGGCGGAGGCCGCCCAGCACTTCGGCATCGGATACGCGCCCGGCGGCTTCGAGAACCTCACCCGCTTCCTCCGCGGGAAGGGGTACACCGACAAGGAGCTGCTGGTCAGCGGCGTCTGCTCGGAGGGTCGGCGGGGGCCGATGGACCGCTTCCGCGGCCGCCTGGTCTGGCCGATCAAGGACATCACCGGGGAGGTCGTCGGCTTCGGCGCCCGCAAGCTGCGGGAGGACGACAACGGGCCGAAGTACCTCAACACCCCGGAGACCCCGCTCTACCGCAAGTCCCAGGTGCTGTACGGGCTGGAGCTGGCCAAGAAGGAGATCGCCAAGAGCGGCCGGGCGGTCGTCGTGGAGGGCTACACCGACGTGATGGCCTGCCATCTGGCCGGGGTCACCACCGCCGTCGCCACCTGCGGCACCGCCTTCGGCGAGGAGCACATCAAGATCCTCCGTCGGCTGATCATGGACACCTCCTCCTACAAGGGCGAGGTGGTCTTCACCTTCGACGGTGACGCCGCCGGGCAGAAGGCCGCGCTGCGGGCCTTCGAGGACGACCAGAAGTTCGCCGCCAAGACCTCGATCGCCATCTCGCCCGGCGGCATGGACCCCTGCGAGCTGCGGCTCGCCCAGGGCGACGCGGCCGTGCGCAACCTGGTCGACCACCCGGTGCCGCTCTTCGAGTTCGCCATCAAGACGGTGGTGGCCCGGCACAACCTGGAGACCGCGGAGGGCCGGGCGGCCGCCCTGGAGGAGGCCGCGCCGATCGTCGGCCGGATCCGGGACGGCTCGGTGCAGCACGAGTACGCGGTCAAGCTGGCCGGCCTGGTCGGCATGCTGGACGAGCAGTTCGTGGTCCGCCGGGTGGGCAGGATCGCCCGCTGGGAGCGGGAGCGGCAGTCCTCCGGCGGCGGGGGAGGGCGGAACGGCGGGGCTCCGGCGGGGCCGGGCGGCCCCGGCGCCCCCGGGCCGGGCGGGTACCAGGCGTCCTCCGGCGGCGCTCTCAGCGGCGCGGAGGCGGCCGCGGAGCTGCGGAGGAACGCGCGGAACCCGGTCCAGTTCGTGGAGCGCGAGCTGCTGAAGATCGCCCTCCAGCATCCGGCGATGGTGGCCCCGATCTTCGACGCCTTCACCGCAGAGGAGTTCGCCACCGGCCCGTACGTCGCCGTCCGGCAGGCCGTCGCGGCGGCCGGCGGGGTCGCCGCGGGCGCGGCGGCGCCGGACGCCTGGCTGCCCGCGGTCCAGGACGTGGCCCCGGACGACCGGCTGCGCGGCCTGATCACCGAGCTGGCGGTGGAGCCGCTGCGCCAGGGCCGCGGGCGCGAGGTCGACGAACTCTACGCTCAGCAGTTCCTGGTCCGGCTCCGCCAGCAGGCGGTGGACCGGAGGATCCAGGAGGTCCGCAGCTACCTCCAGCGGCTCGGCCCGGGTGCCGACCAGGAGGCCCTGGGCCCGGTGCAGAACGAGCTGTGGGCCCTCCAGCAGTACGCCCAGGCGCTGCGGGTCCAGGGGGCCCAGGCGCTCTGA
- a CDS encoding DUF3145 domain-containing protein: MTTRGVLYVHSAPRALCPHVEWAVAGVLGVRVSLDWIRQPVAPGTWRAEFSWQGEPGTASRLASALRGWHLLRFEVTAEPCATAEGERFSSTPELGIFHAVTGMHGDILIPEDRLRSALLRARAGESDLEAELERLLGKPWDDELEPFRYAGEGAPVRWLHQVV, translated from the coding sequence GTGACGACTCGTGGAGTTCTGTACGTGCACTCCGCGCCGCGTGCGCTGTGCCCGCATGTCGAGTGGGCCGTCGCAGGCGTGCTCGGCGTGCGCGTGAGCCTGGACTGGATCCGGCAGCCGGTCGCGCCCGGGACCTGGCGGGCCGAGTTCTCCTGGCAGGGCGAGCCCGGCACCGCTTCCCGGCTCGCCTCCGCCCTGCGCGGCTGGCATCTGCTGCGGTTCGAGGTGACCGCCGAACCCTGTGCCACCGCTGAGGGGGAACGGTTCAGCAGCACTCCGGAACTCGGCATCTTCCACGCCGTCACCGGGATGCACGGGGACATCCTGATCCCCGAGGACCGGCTGCGCTCGGCCCTGCTCAGGGCGCGCGCCGGGGAGAGCGACCTGGAGGCCGAGCTGGAGCGGCTGCTCGGCAAGCCCTGGGACGACGAGTTGGAGCCCTTCCGCTACGCCGGCGAGGGCGCTCCGGTGCGCTGGCTGCACCAGGTGGTCTGA
- a CDS encoding NADP-dependent oxidoreductase — MSQQAVPATEQPKTARAWTLVRRPKGWPVAEDFELAELSLPELGAGQILVANEFFSVDPYMRGRMNDVKSYVPPFQLGQPMDGGAVGRVLASTADGFQPGDSVLHQQGWRDHAVLDAAQAVKVDPELAPISTYLGALGMTGLTAYAGLLRVGGLKEGDTVFVSGAAGAVGSMVGQIAKLRGAAKVIGSAGSPEKVRKLVEEYGFDEAFDYKQGPVAEQLRKAAPDGIDVYFDNVGGDHLEAAIGSLKVHGRVVECGMIAQYNATEPPAAPRNLALVIGKRLRIEGLLVRDHFDLQPEFVDEVGGWLREGRIAFDETVVDGIDRAVDAFLGLLRGENIGKMLVRV; from the coding sequence ATGTCGCAGCAGGCTGTGCCCGCCACCGAGCAGCCCAAGACCGCCCGCGCCTGGACCCTGGTCCGGCGCCCCAAGGGCTGGCCGGTGGCCGAGGACTTCGAGCTCGCCGAGCTGTCGCTGCCGGAGCTGGGCGCCGGGCAGATCCTGGTGGCCAACGAGTTCTTCTCGGTCGACCCCTACATGCGCGGCCGGATGAACGACGTGAAGTCGTATGTGCCCCCCTTCCAGCTGGGGCAGCCGATGGACGGCGGGGCCGTCGGCCGGGTGCTGGCCTCGACCGCGGACGGGTTCCAGCCCGGCGACTCCGTGCTCCACCAGCAGGGCTGGCGGGACCACGCGGTGCTGGACGCCGCCCAGGCGGTCAAGGTCGACCCCGAGCTCGCCCCGATCAGCACCTACCTGGGCGCCCTCGGGATGACCGGTCTGACCGCCTACGCGGGACTGCTGCGGGTCGGCGGCCTCAAGGAGGGCGACACCGTCTTCGTCTCCGGCGCGGCCGGCGCGGTCGGCAGCATGGTCGGGCAGATCGCCAAGCTGCGCGGGGCCGCCAAGGTGATCGGCAGCGCCGGCTCCCCGGAGAAGGTGCGCAAGCTGGTCGAGGAGTACGGGTTCGACGAGGCCTTCGACTACAAGCAGGGCCCGGTCGCCGAGCAGCTGCGGAAGGCCGCCCCGGACGGCATCGACGTCTACTTCGACAACGTCGGCGGGGACCACCTGGAGGCCGCGATCGGCTCGCTCAAGGTGCACGGCCGGGTGGTGGAGTGCGGAATGATCGCGCAGTACAACGCGACCGAGCCGCCGGCCGCCCCGCGCAATCTGGCGCTGGTGATCGGCAAGCGGCTGCGGATCGAGGGACTGCTGGTCCGGGACCACTTCGACCTCCAGCCGGAGTTCGTCGACGAGGTCGGCGGCTGGCTGCGGGAGGGGCGGATCGCCTTCGACGAGACGGTGGTGGACGGCATCGACCGGGCCGTGGACGCCTTCTTGGGGCTGTTGCGCGGTGAGAACATCGGCAAGATGCTGGTCCGGGTCTGA
- a CDS encoding MarR family winged helix-turn-helix transcriptional regulator, which translates to MAAETPTASTAGDPLTAEVVGLMAELVAAFHQDYEAAAADRSLTAAQAKVLSLLARDPQPMRHLAERLSCEPSNITGIVDRLENRGLVERIRGERDRRVKLVRLTEPGRSAAEDLRSTLGFARAPLAALSPAEREQLRDLLRRTLEAARPEDGAERSDAAPTAPTADD; encoded by the coding sequence ATGGCAGCTGAGACACCCACCGCGAGCACCGCCGGGGACCCCCTCACGGCGGAGGTCGTCGGGCTGATGGCCGAGCTGGTCGCGGCCTTCCACCAGGACTACGAGGCCGCGGCGGCGGACCGCTCGCTCACCGCGGCGCAGGCCAAGGTGCTCTCGCTGCTCGCCCGCGACCCCCAGCCGATGCGGCACCTCGCCGAGCGGCTCAGCTGCGAGCCGTCCAACATCACCGGGATCGTCGACCGGCTGGAGAACCGCGGACTGGTCGAACGGATCCGGGGCGAGCGGGACCGCCGGGTGAAGCTGGTCCGCCTCACCGAGCCGGGCCGCAGCGCCGCCGAGGACCTCCGCTCCACCCTGGGCTTCGCCCGCGCCCCACTGGCCGCCCTCTCCCCCGCCGAGCGCGAGCAGCTCCGCGATCTCCTCCGCCGCACCCTGGAAGCGGCCAGGCCGGAGGACGGCGCCGAGCGGAGCGATGCCGCGCCCACCGCGCCCACCGCGGACGATTGA
- a CDS encoding NAD(P)/FAD-dependent oxidoreductase — translation MIVGAGLAGAKAAEALRSEGFSGRVILVGDEREHPYERPGLSKGYLTGSEERSSLFVHESSWYASREVELHLGQPAVRLDPRTRELALADDTVLGYDRLLIATGATPRRLPVPGADLGGIHYLRKLSDAERLRGSLQALGRENGRLLVIGGGWIGLEVAAAARGYGAEVTVVEQQPTPLHQALGPELGEFFAQLHRDHGVDLHTGRGIASFEGQDGMVLAAHTEDGDELPAHAVVVAVGAVPETGLAEAAGLAAADRAEGGGIAVDSALRTSDPAIFAAGDVANAEHPVFGRRLRVEHWANALNGGPAAARSMLGQEVVYDRIPYFFTDQYDLGMEYSGFAAPGAYDRVVVRGDLGKREFIAFWLAGDGRVLAGMNVNVWDVTEPIQRLVRSARPVDVDALADPGRPLETLLPK, via the coding sequence GTGATCGTCGGAGCCGGTCTGGCCGGCGCCAAGGCCGCCGAGGCGCTGCGGTCCGAGGGCTTCTCCGGGAGAGTGATCCTGGTCGGCGACGAGCGCGAGCACCCGTATGAGCGGCCCGGGCTCTCCAAGGGCTATCTGACCGGCAGCGAGGAGCGCTCCTCGCTCTTCGTCCACGAGTCCTCCTGGTACGCCTCGCGGGAGGTCGAGCTCCACCTCGGCCAGCCCGCCGTCCGGCTGGACCCGCGGACCCGCGAACTCGCCCTCGCCGACGACACGGTGCTCGGCTACGACCGGCTGCTGATCGCCACCGGCGCCACCCCGCGCCGCCTCCCGGTGCCGGGTGCGGACCTCGGCGGCATCCACTACCTGCGGAAGCTCTCGGACGCGGAGCGGCTGCGCGGTTCGCTGCAGGCGCTGGGCCGGGAGAACGGCCGGCTGCTGGTGATCGGCGGCGGATGGATCGGCCTGGAGGTGGCCGCGGCCGCCCGCGGCTACGGCGCCGAGGTGACCGTCGTCGAGCAGCAGCCCACCCCGCTCCACCAGGCGCTGGGCCCGGAACTCGGCGAGTTCTTCGCCCAGTTGCACCGGGACCACGGGGTGGACCTCCACACCGGCCGCGGGATCGCCTCCTTCGAGGGCCAGGACGGCATGGTGCTCGCCGCGCACACCGAGGACGGCGACGAGCTGCCCGCCCACGCGGTGGTGGTCGCGGTCGGCGCGGTGCCGGAGACCGGCCTCGCCGAGGCCGCGGGCCTGGCGGCGGCCGACCGGGCGGAGGGCGGCGGGATCGCCGTCGACTCGGCGCTCCGCACCTCCGACCCGGCGATCTTCGCCGCGGGCGACGTGGCCAACGCCGAGCACCCGGTCTTCGGCCGCCGGCTGCGGGTCGAGCACTGGGCCAACGCGCTCAACGGCGGCCCGGCGGCGGCGCGCTCCATGCTCGGCCAGGAGGTCGTCTACGACCGGATCCCGTACTTCTTCACCGACCAGTACGACCTGGGGATGGAGTACTCGGGCTTCGCCGCGCCCGGCGCCTACGACCGGGTGGTGGTCCGCGGCGACCTCGGCAAGCGCGAGTTCATCGCCTTCTGGCTGGCCGGCGACGGCCGGGTGCTGGCCGGGATGAACGTGAACGTGTGGGACGTCACCGAGCCGATCCAGCGGCTGGTGCGGTCGGCGCGCCCGGTGGACGTGGACGCGCTGGCGGATCCGGGGCGGCCGCTGGAGACCCTGCTGCCGAAGTGA